The DNA window CGATCAGGCAGCTCTCGAGACGCCGAAGGCCTCCTCGCGCAGCCCGAGGCAGCCCCTTGTCGAACCCCGTCGCTGGGCGCCTGCCTCCATTCGACGGCGAGAGGCGATCGGCCAGCTCAACCGCCGAGCAGTCGCTCGCTCAGCTCCCAGAGCCGCTTCGCAGCCTCGGGATCAATCGAATGCGACGCGGCGTCCGCCGGGACGCTGTCCGCCGTCAACGGTCTCTTCTCATCGTCGAGCGGCGCGATGTCGTTGTCCCTCAGATACACGCCGCCGATCTCGGCGAGAAGCGGACTCGTCGCAGCGAACACGATCGTGCTCGCCCCCTGCGCCGCGGTCTTCTTCCCGCGCGCCGGATCGATGATCGGCTTTCCGGTATCGTCGATGAGACCCATCGCGCGGAGCGCCTCGACGCCCGCCGCGGCATTCAAGCTGGTGCCTACCACCACGCCGGGATGGACGGCATATGCCCGGATCCCCTCGGTCGCGAAGCGCCGATCCAGCTCGACGGCGAAAAGCACGTTGGCCTTCTTCGACTGCGCGTAGGCGAGGTTCGGATTGTAGCCAGTCGTGAAGTTGGGATCGTCCCAGCGAATCTCGCCGAAACGCTGCGCACCGGACGAGACATTGACGACACGCGCGCCGTGCGCCTCGCGCAAGGCAGGCAAGAGCGCCCGCGTGAGCTGGAAGTGACCGAGGTGGCTGGTCGAGAACTGCAGCTCGAAGCCGCGCGCATCACGCATGACCTCTCTGGGCGCCGGCACCGCTGCGTTGTTGATGAGAACGTGGAGCGGGCGACGTGCGTCGACCCAGCGCGTCGCGAAGGCATCGACGGACGCCGGGTCGACCAGATCGAGCTGGCTCACCTGCACGTGATCGAGCCCCGCGATCGCAGTGGCAGCGCGTTCTGGGTCCCGCGAGCCGACGGTCACCGACGCCCCCGCCTTGACCAGGGCACGCGTCGTCTCGAGCCCGAGCCCGGCGTGCCCCCCGGTGACGACGACGTTCTTGCCGCTCAGGTCGATACCTCTCAGGACGTCGTCCGCCGTCGAGGCAGCGCCGAAACCAGTTCCGATGGGATGTTGCTTGTGCGTCATGGTGAAGTCCTAGACCTCGCGAGAGAGGTGGGATTGGAAGGACCGGACATTTCCCGAACGACACGCACGAAGCTGCCTTGAACGCCCGTGTCTTGCAGGCGACACTGGGACCGTGACGACGACGACCACCGATGCGACGCCGAGTTTTTCTCGATTCATCGAGGCCGTTCGAGCACTCGGTCCCACGGACACGCAGTACGACTGGCTGCCGGACGGAAGAACGACGCTGGTGTTTCGCGTGCTCGACCGTGGCCGTCTCGGCGATGTGTGCATCGCCGGCCCGCAGACGCGCGCACACTTCAAGAATTTGAGCGGGGTCACGCGCGCAGCCGCGATCCGATTCAAGCCTGGCTGGACGGTCCCCCTCGTCGGCATCCCGGCGAGCGAGGTGACGGATCGCATCGTCCCGCTCGACGACATCTGGGGCCGGGCAGGTACCGAGCTTTACGCCGAGCTGCTCGCCACGCGTGATCTGCCACAGCTCATCCAGTGCGTATCACGCGCGTTCACGCGGCGTCTCTCGCAGACGGTCGAACCGTCGTCCGCACGCATCGCGCGGCGCGCGGCGCGCTTGATCGAGGACGGTGAGGGGCGCGTGGAGCGCGTCGCCCAGCAGCTCGGCGTCACGGCGCGCCACCTTCGCCGTGCGTTCACCGAGAACATCGGTGTGGCCCCCAAGGAGTTCGCGCGCACGGTTCGCTTGCAGCGGGCCATCCGCATGTCGGCGAACTCGAATGACTGGAGCCGCATCGCCACCGATGCGGGCTATTACGACCAGGCCCACCTCATTGGCGACTACCGGGAATTCCTCGGTGTCACGCCGACAGCGCTCTCGAAACGCGAACGCGGTGCCACGCTGGAGTTCGCCTGACTCGCTCTCGAGCACGCTCATCTCCCCCCTGATCGTCAGCGCCTTTTGCTCGCATCCCCTCGACGAGTTCGCGGCCGCGTCGAGGGTGCCGTCGTCTTGATGAAGTCGACGAAGGCGCGCAGCGGCGTCGGAAGGTACCGACGACCTGGGTAGTAGAGAAAA is part of the Chondromyces crocatus genome and encodes:
- a CDS encoding SDR family NAD(P)-dependent oxidoreductase, with the translated sequence MTHKQHPIGTGFGAASTADDVLRGIDLSGKNVVVTGGHAGLGLETTRALVKAGASVTVGSRDPERAATAIAGLDHVQVSQLDLVDPASVDAFATRWVDARRPLHVLINNAAVPAPREVMRDARGFELQFSTSHLGHFQLTRALLPALREAHGARVVNVSSGAQRFGEIRWDDPNFTTGYNPNLAYAQSKKANVLFAVELDRRFATEGIRAYAVHPGVVVGTSLNAAAGVEALRAMGLIDDTGKPIIDPARGKKTAAQGASTIVFAATSPLLAEIGGVYLRDNDIAPLDDEKRPLTADSVPADAASHSIDPEAAKRLWELSERLLGG
- a CDS encoding helix-turn-helix domain-containing protein; the protein is MTTTTTDATPSFSRFIEAVRALGPTDTQYDWLPDGRTTLVFRVLDRGRLGDVCIAGPQTRAHFKNLSGVTRAAAIRFKPGWTVPLVGIPASEVTDRIVPLDDIWGRAGTELYAELLATRDLPQLIQCVSRAFTRRLSQTVEPSSARIARRAARLIEDGEGRVERVAQQLGVTARHLRRAFTENIGVAPKEFARTVRLQRAIRMSANSNDWSRIATDAGYYDQAHLIGDYREFLGVTPTALSKRERGATLEFA